The Pseudophryne corroboree isolate aPseCor3 chromosome 2, aPseCor3.hap2, whole genome shotgun sequence genome has a segment encoding these proteins:
- the LOC135033586 gene encoding gap junction alpha-4 protein-like yields the protein MGDWSFLEKLLDQVQEHSTATGKVWLVVLFVFRLLILSLAGESVWGDEQSDFVCNTKQPGCPNVCYDKAFPISHIRYWVLQFLFVSTPTLFYLAHVLYISRREEKLRNQENEYTFMEGKILQEDDEKKHRHVLVQADGRVKIRGALMCTYIISIIFKSILEAGFLLGQWYLYGFVMTSTYVCERPPCPHKVDCFVSRPMEKTIFIMFMLVVSLISLFLSLLELTLLVKKLRCRKNRNNSPANYTREEYMHQDKIYNLSSAPEQEKSCLYFPVGREKCPIYNMSDEENWANYNTEKELGLRVGNYPTRDDSTNGSKLSSSHILKKQYV from the coding sequence ATGGGTGACTGGAGCTTTCTTGAAAAGTTGCTAGATCAAGTTCAGGAGCACTCCACAGCAACAGGCAAAGTCTGGCTGGTGGTATTGTTTGTATTCCGTCTGCTAATTCTGAGCCTAGCTGGGGAGTCAGTTTGGGGAGATGAGCAATCAGACTTTGTATGCAACACTAAACAACCTGGCTGTCCAAATGTTTGTTATGATAAAGCTTTTCCGATTTCCCATATTCGCTACTGGGTACTACAATTTCTTTTTGTCAGCACTCCAACTCTGTTCTACTTGGCCCATGTTCTCTATATATCTAGGAGAGAAGAAAAATTAAGGAATCAGGAAAATGAATATACATTTATGGAAGGTAAAATTCTACAAGAGGATGATGAAAAGAAACATAGACATGTCTTGGTTCAAGCAGATGGAAGAGTCAAGATTAGGGGGGCACTGATGTGTACATACATAATCAGTATCATCTTTAAAAGTATACTTGAGGCTGGATTCCTACTTGGTCAGTGGTATCTCTATGGCTTTGTGATGACTTCAACCTATGTGTGTGAAAGACCTCCATGTCCTCACAAGGTGGACTGCTTTGTATCCCGACCTATGGAGAAAACCATATTCATTATGTTTATGCTTGTGGTCTCCCTCATCTCCTTGTTTCTCAGCTTACTAGAATTGACTCTTCTTGTGAAGAAATTACGTTGTCGAAAAAACAGAAACAACTCACCGGCAAATTATACAAGGGAAGAATACATGCATCAAGATAAGATCTACAACTTATCTAGTGCACCAGAACAAGAGAAATCCTGTCTTTATTTTCCTGTGGGCAGAGAGAAATGTCCTATTTACAATATGTCAGATGAGGAAAACTGGGCCAACTACAATACTGAGAAGGAGCTGGGTCTAAGGGTTGGAAACTACCCAACTCGTGATGATTCTACTAATGGTTCTAAACTATCAAGTAGTCACATTTTGAAAAAGCAATATGTGTAA